The Thermoplasmata archaeon genome includes a region encoding these proteins:
- a CDS encoding DUF488 family protein yields the protein MLKVKRVYEPPAKEDGIRILVDRVWPRGMTKEKARVDEWRRDLGPTEALRKWFGHDPAKWDEFRLRYREDLKARSKWEDLRALGERAKKENVTLVYSARDEAHNQAIALKEMVLGR from the coding sequence ATGCTCAAGGTGAAGCGCGTCTACGAGCCGCCCGCGAAGGAGGACGGGATCCGCATCCTCGTGGACCGGGTGTGGCCGCGCGGCATGACCAAGGAGAAGGCCCGTGTGGACGAATGGCGGAGGGATCTTGGCCCGACCGAGGCGCTCCGGAAATGGTTCGGCCACGACCCGGCCAAATGGGACGAGTTCCGCCTGCGGTACCGGGAGGACCTCAAAGCAAGGAGCAAGTGGGAGGACCTCCGGGCGCTCGGCGAACGCGCGAAGAAGGAGAACGTCACCCTGGTCTACAGTGCGCGCGACGAAGCGCACAACCAAGCAATCGCCTTGAAGGAAATGGTCCTGGGGCGCTGA